The window AACACCAAGTTAATTCTTTAACCAAGTTTTTGTTTAAAAAATATGGTTTTACTGCTTTTTTTACTAATGAAGGATTTCCAAAAGATCTATCTATAGATAGATGTTTAGCTTTAACGGCCAATATTACTGATGATTCAGGGATGTTAAATACTAAAAATAGTATAATATTAAGAGACTGTTCAAATAATATTATTTTTACTTCAAACCAAGGTAAAAGTAAGCTTAAAGATTATAAAAAAGCTTATCATGAAGCCATAAGAAAAGCCTTTGTTTCCATTCAAAAATTGAATTATTCTTATATTCCAGTTAAAGATCAAAATAATGTTATTCTGCAAGAAGTTTCTCCAGCAGTAGTAAATCCAGGTGTACAAGTTATCCATAAAAATAAAATTGAAATTAAAGAGGTAAAAAAAGAAATGCCAAAGAGCGCAGAAAACATTTTGTATGCTCAACCCATAGCACAAGGGTTTCAATTAGTAAATACCACACCAGAGACTGTCTTTAAGATTTTAAAATCAAGTAAAAACGAGTTCTTTTTTATCAAAAATAAAAATGGAGTTATTTTTAAAAATGGAAATAATTGGATTGCAGAGTATTATGAGAATGGACAATTAGTTCAAAAAACGTATCAAATTAAATTTTAGGGCGTGCCCACGTAAAAAAAACGTGGTTGGGCTTTACACTATATCTTTTTTTGAAAAAAAAAGGATGCCGTTTCAATCCCTCACGCAAGCCAGCTAATAGCCATATTTATCTTTCCAGCGTTCCCTCATTTTTTCTCTAAATTGGTTTTCGCGGGTATTATTTCCAGGTTCGTACAACTTTGTATTTACAATTTCATCTGGTAAAAACTCCTGATTTATAAAGTTTTCATCATAATTATGAGCATATTGATAATTTTTACCATACTCTAAATCTTTCATTAATTTAGTAGGTGCATTTCTTAGATGTAATGGAATAGATAAATCTCCTGTTTTTCTTACTAAATCTTGCGCTATATTTATAGCCATATAAGATGCATTACTTTTTGCAGAATTAGCCAAATATACAGCACACTGACTTAGTATTATTCTAGATTCTGGATGACCAATTACAGAAACTGCCTGAAAAGTATTGTTTGCTAAAATTAATGCAGTAGGATTGGCATTTCCAATATCTTCAGAAGCTAAAATTAACAATCTACGTGCAATAAACTTTACATCTTCACCACCTTCAATCATTCTTGCTAAATAATACACAGCAGCATTTGGATCGCTTCCTCTAATAGATTTTATAAATGCCGAAATAATATCATAATGTTGTTCACCAGTTTTATCATATCTAACAGTATTTTTTTGAATCTTTTCTAAAACCAACTTATTAGTTATAGTAACTTTATCTTCTGCAATAACTAATAGTTCAAAAATATTTAACAATTTACGCGCATCTCCGCCAGAAACTTGAAGTAAAGCATCTGTTTCTTTTAATGTTATTTTTTTATCCTTTAAAACCTCGTCATTTTCCATCGCTCTTTTTAGTAAAGCAACTAAATCATTTTTATCAAAGGAATTTAAAATATAAACTTGACAACGAGAGAGTAGGGCAGGAATAACTTCAAAACTTGGGTTTTCAGTAGTTGCTCCAATAAGAGTAACCCAACCTTTTTCTACAGCACCTAATAAAGAATCTTGCTGAGATTTACTAAATCTATGAATTTCATCAATAAATAAAATAGGATTTTTAGCAGTAAATAAACCTCCACTTTTTTTAGCTTTTTCAATTATTTCTCTAACATCTTTTACACCAGAACTAATAGCACTTAGCGTATAAAATGGACGTCCAGATTCGTTAGCAATAATGTTTGCAAGCGTAGTTTTCCCAATTCCAGGAGGTCCCCATAAAATTAAAGATGGAATTATACCTTGCTTTATGTGGTTGGTTAATATTCCTGTTTTACCAACCAAATGTTGTTGACTAATATAGTCCTCTAATTTTTTTGGTCGTATTCTTTCTGCCAAAGGTTCGTTCATTCAGTAAAAATAATAAAGATTTCTGACAGATATTCAGTAAATAGTAAATGGTTAAGTTTTTGTTACCTTTATTTTAATGATAAACGATAAAGAGCTTAAATTTTCTAAACTAACCTTTTTAATCCCAATACTATCAGTTGTTATAATTTGGTTTGTATATTGGGTAGAAATTAATTTTAATTACAACTTTAATAAGTTTGGAGTTTTTCCAAGAACAATTAAAGGTTTAAGAGGTGTTTTCTTATCACCTTTTATACATAGTAACACAAGTCATTTATTTAATAACTCTATACCATTATTTATATTTTTAACTAGTTTGTTATTTTTTTATAAAAAAGTAGCCTTAAAAGTTTTGGCCTATGGCGGGTTTTTAACGGGATTTTTTACTTGGATTATTGCTAGGGATTCCTATCATATAGGTGCAAGTGGAGTTGTTTATTTACTATTCAGTTTTATATTCTTTAGTGGTATCTTAAAAAGACATTTAAGATTAATTTCACTTTCTTTAGTTGTTATTTTCCTTTATGGAAGTATGATTTGGTATGTATTACCAATTAAAGATGGTATGTCTTGGGAAGGGCACTTATCCGGATTTTTTGCAGGGATTATTTTTGCTTTTTTATATAAAGATAAAGGAATTGTAAAAGAGGAGTTTCAGTTTACAGAAACCGAGTTTGATGATATGTTTGATGAAGAGGGTAATTTAATTCTTCAGGAAGAAAGTTATGATGTAAATCATCCTGAAGAATCAGATAATGTAAAATAGGACTTATTTTATTGTTCTTTGTCTTACATTTTCATATAGAAAAGCACCACAAGCCACAGATACATTTAAAGAACCTATATCACCTAACAAAGGAAGTTTAGCTTTGTAATCGACCATTTTTAATACAGATGGATTAACACCTCTATGTTCAGATCCCATTACAATTGCAATTGGTTGATTAAAATTTATATCAAATACTGAATCTTCAGTTTTTTCTGTTGCAGCAACCGTTTTAATTTCAGAAGCTTGTAATAAATATAATGCATCTTTAATATGATCTACTCTACAAATAGGGACTTTAAATGCAGCCCCAGCTGATGTTTTAATTGTCTCAGCATTTACAGGAGCACTACCACTTTTCTGTATAATTATTCCATTCACACCAGTACATTCTGCAGTTCTAATTATTGCGCCAAAATTTCTAACATCAGAAATTTGATCTAATAAAAGAAATAAAGGAATTTTGTTGTCTTCTTTTGTTTTTTCTATTAATTGCTCTAAATCGTAAAAATCAATTTGAGAAATTTGTGCAACAGCTCCTTGATGATTACTGTTTTTTGATAATCTATCTAATTTTTCAACTGGAACTTGACTTACAGATATTTTGTTTTTTTTAATTAGTTTATCTAATTCAAAAAACAAATCTCCACGCAATCCTTTTTGTAGATATACCTTGTTTAGTGTTGAGCCAGATTCTATTGCTTCTATAATTGCTCTTATTCCAAAAATATTTGTTGTTTCATTTTGCATGTTGCAAAGGTATGTAAAGTTTAGGCATAAAAAAACCACCTCGAAAGGTGGTTTTAATAATAATTTATAAATTATTTCTTAAAGTGTAAATGATCCAGATGTTCCTGATCCATATGCACCGTCTGAACTAAATAATGATGTACCATCTGCTAAAGAAATAGAAATTGCTCCTGCACCGTCACCATAACCATCAAATACTTCAAATAAGTAAGTGTCATTTGGTAAACAGAAATCTAAAGCAATGCTTCCAGACATTCCTGCATAACCACCGAAACCTGGTGTTGCACTACTTGTACCAATAATGTTTCCTGCAGAGTCACTTAATCTCCAGTAAACTTCTTCTGGCCAGCTATCTAATACCATGCTAAATTTCACATCATTAAGAGGACAAATTTGAGATATGTTTAATATCATTTCTTTACCCGTACTTATACCATCTTGTTCAGCAAATTCAACTACTAAAGTTTTTCCATCTGAACCGATATTTAAATCTTTAATTTCAATAGGAAAAGAAGCCGTATTAGAACCACTTGGAACAACTATAGAAGCAGGTACAGTATATGATGCTGGATCTGCTGTTGATAATGACTCATTAACTGTAATTGAATATGTTCTATCTGCTCCTGTTACTTTAGAAGTATATACATTAAATTCATTTGTGTTTGCTCCATCAATATCAACACCAAAATTAAAGCTTTCTGTTTCAAAAGAAACGAAATCTATATTTTGAATTGTCGCATTGCTATCATCTTCACAACTTGTAAAGGTGAAAAAAGCAATCGAAAGAACTAAAAGTGATAAATATTTTTTCATGATTGTTTTGTTTTTATATTAATATCCAAAGTTCTGTACAACATTTGCATTTACTCCAGCCTCTTCATTAGGAATTGGGTATGCAAAGTTAAAACTACCGTAAGCAGGTCCACCATGAGTTTGGTTAATAGCATCTACTAATGGAATATCTTTCCCAGTTCTAGCTAAATCATGAAAACGCATACCTTCAAAGGCAAACTCTTTTCTTCTTTCTACTAAAACATTAGTTTGTGTTGCTACAGGATAAGTTACAGCATTTCTATTTTGAGGAATACTATTTAAATGTGTTAATGCTAAAGTTGGATTTTCAGCTATGATTGATTCAGCATAGATTAATACAACTTCTTCATATCTAATTACAGAGATGTTGTCGTCAAAAGTACCCATTGTAGGATATTTTCCAACATTTCTTATAAAACCACCTACAGTAGAAATAAATTGACTACCTCCTCTAATATCATTAGAGTCATAAGTGTCTTTTAAATCTTGTAATACAGCGATATCTCCATAAGAAGCACCTCTATAAATATTTGCTAAACCATTAATTCCTAAATTATCTGTACCAGAAGCAGCAATTTCAAATATTGAGTTTGATGCTGAGTCAGTACTAAATGTAGATGCAAATCCAGAAGCAGAGGCAATAGTAAAAGCATTTGAATTAATTACTTTTAATGCTGCATCTCTAGCTGTTGGCAAGTCTCCGAAATACAATGCAATTTTTGCTTTTATAGCATTAACCGCGTGTGTTGTAATTGTTTGTTTACTTGCATCATTTAAACTAGCGCTCATTAATGAAAGAGCAGTATCTAAATCTTGTAAAGCTAAAGTTTTAACCTCTGCAACCGTATTTCTTGATTGGAAATAATTATCAGGGTTTCTATATGTAGTTACATAAGGTACACCTAAAGTATTGTCTCCTCCACTAACGTGTTGCTGACCATATAACTTAACTAAATCAAAATGTCCTAATGCACGCATAGCGTATGCTTGACCTTTAGCATGATTTATTAACGCAGCATCACCCGATACACCTTCAGCTTGTATTAAAGCATTTGCAACTGCTATTACTCTATAAATTTGAGACCAAGCCCCGTTAGATGCAGTTGGTAAAATGTTCATTCTCCCTTCTTCTACAAATCTATTTGAATTTGCATTAGAATATGTATTATCAGTTCTTACTTCATTAATTATAATGTAGTCTCTTCCGTAATATGATCCACTAGAGATACGGTTATAGGCACCATTTAATAGAGCTACGACATCCTCGTAAGTACTAATATTGGTTTCTAAATCTTTATCTTCAGTTAATGTAGGATTTAGATCCTCATCGTTACATGCTACCATACTTGTTAAAAGTACAACTGTAGCAATAAAATAAATTATTTTTTTCATTTTTTCTTAAAAATTAACGTTAATACCAAATACTATAGACTTTACCGGAGGTGTTGTTAAAGTAGTGTAACCAGTAGCTTGTACTTCTGG of the Tenacibaculum todarodis genome contains:
- the rlmB gene encoding 23S rRNA (guanosine(2251)-2'-O)-methyltransferase RlmB — translated: MQNETTNIFGIRAIIEAIESGSTLNKVYLQKGLRGDLFFELDKLIKKNKISVSQVPVEKLDRLSKNSNHQGAVAQISQIDFYDLEQLIEKTKEDNKIPLFLLLDQISDVRNFGAIIRTAECTGVNGIIIQKSGSAPVNAETIKTSAGAAFKVPICRVDHIKDALYLLQASEIKTVAATEKTEDSVFDINFNQPIAIVMGSEHRGVNPSVLKMVDYKAKLPLLGDIGSLNVSVACGAFLYENVRQRTIK
- a CDS encoding replication-associated recombination protein A; this translates as MNEPLAERIRPKKLEDYISQQHLVGKTGILTNHIKQGIIPSLILWGPPGIGKTTLANIIANESGRPFYTLSAISSGVKDVREIIEKAKKSGGLFTAKNPILFIDEIHRFSKSQQDSLLGAVEKGWVTLIGATTENPSFEVIPALLSRCQVYILNSFDKNDLVALLKRAMENDEVLKDKKITLKETDALLQVSGGDARKLLNIFELLVIAEDKVTITNKLVLEKIQKNTVRYDKTGEQHYDIISAFIKSIRGSDPNAAVYYLARMIEGGEDVKFIARRLLILASEDIGNANPTALILANNTFQAVSVIGHPESRIILSQCAVYLANSAKSNASYMAINIAQDLVRKTGDLSIPLHLRNAPTKLMKDLEYGKNYQYAHNYDENFINQEFLPDEIVNTKLYEPGNNTRENQFREKMRERWKDKYGY
- a CDS encoding DUF1735 domain-containing protein, which gives rise to MKKYLSLLVLSIAFFTFTSCEDDSNATIQNIDFVSFETESFNFGVDIDGANTNEFNVYTSKVTGADRTYSITVNESLSTADPASYTVPASIVVPSGSNTASFPIEIKDLNIGSDGKTLVVEFAEQDGISTGKEMILNISQICPLNDVKFSMVLDSWPEEVYWRLSDSAGNIIGTSSATPGFGGYAGMSGSIALDFCLPNDTYLFEVFDGYGDGAGAISISLADGTSLFSSDGAYGSGTSGSFTL
- a CDS encoding RagB/SusD family nutrient uptake outer membrane protein, encoding MKKIIYFIATVVLLTSMVACNDEDLNPTLTEDKDLETNISTYEDVVALLNGAYNRISSGSYYGRDYIIINEVRTDNTYSNANSNRFVEEGRMNILPTASNGAWSQIYRVIAVANALIQAEGVSGDAALINHAKGQAYAMRALGHFDLVKLYGQQHVSGGDNTLGVPYVTTYRNPDNYFQSRNTVAEVKTLALQDLDTALSLMSASLNDASKQTITTHAVNAIKAKIALYFGDLPTARDAALKVINSNAFTIASASGFASTFSTDSASNSIFEIAASGTDNLGINGLANIYRGASYGDIAVLQDLKDTYDSNDIRGGSQFISTVGGFIRNVGKYPTMGTFDDNISVIRYEEVVLIYAESIIAENPTLALTHLNSIPQNRNAVTYPVATQTNVLVERRKEFAFEGMRFHDLARTGKDIPLVDAINQTHGGPAYGSFNFAYPIPNEEAGVNANVVQNFGY
- a CDS encoding rhomboid family intramembrane serine protease; protein product: MINDKELKFSKLTFLIPILSVVIIWFVYWVEINFNYNFNKFGVFPRTIKGLRGVFLSPFIHSNTSHLFNNSIPLFIFLTSLLFFYKKVALKVLAYGGFLTGFFTWIIARDSYHIGASGVVYLLFSFIFFSGILKRHLRLISLSLVVIFLYGSMIWYVLPIKDGMSWEGHLSGFFAGIIFAFLYKDKGIVKEEFQFTETEFDDMFDEEGNLILQEESYDVNHPEESDNVK